GCCGGCGTTGAACTTTCCGTCCAATGTTTTGAAGCTGCCATAGCTAAATTCGGCGTGGCCTTTCACATCTCCTTTTGAGCGTTTGGTGATGAAGTTAATGGTGCCGCCCATCGCTTGAGATCCATATAGCGCCGAGCTTGGACCTTTGATGACCTCAACGCGCTCGATGGTGCTCATATCGATGGTGGCCAAATTTGTCACACCCGCCGGACGGCCATCGATGAGATAGGTAACATATTGGTCTAAACCCGAATACTTTGGCGTAAATCCGCGCACCGAAACGCCGGAAAGCACGCCTGGATATTCAATAATATCGACACCGGCTGTTTTCTTCAGAAGTTCGGTTGCATCTTTTGGCGCGAGCGCTTCGATGTCATCTTCGGTCACGATTTCTACTTTTCGCGGAATATCTTTGAGCCGCGAACCGGTTCTCGAGGCTTGCACAACAATTTCACCCGTCAGCCGCGAATCCTCGGCAAGCAACACATTGATGACCGAACTCTGGCCGATTTCTACAATCTTCTTGCGATAACCCAAATAGCTAAACAGCAAGTTTTTCGCGCCATCATCAACCGAAATGGAATACTCGCCGTTGTCATTCGTCATTACGCCAAGCGACGAGCCTTCCACTTTAACCGTAACGCCAATCAACTTTTCATCTGTGCTTTCGCTTCTGACAACGCCCGTTAAAGTGCGCGTCTCCGCTTTTGCGCTGAGCGGCAAAAGCCCAAGCATGAGAATCAAGAATAATAATTTTCGATAGCGCCCTTGCTGCTCCTGCAAAGGCACTTTCAAATGAACCACACGCTTCACAATCGTTTCTCCTTATTCATGTTTTTTTAGGTAAATCAAACCACGCCCTGGCCAAGCAAGCTGAAACGCGATAAAGCACGCGCTTACAGCGTTACAGCGCTTCGCTTACAAGGCTAATGTGATAGTTCAGAAACTCTGCTTGAGAATGGCCTTGGCCGCCGAAACGACGTAATCGCCCCGCACTGTTTGGCAACATCCTTAGCAGATTTGTATGTGAAGCCGGCTTCAAAAAGAACAAGGTGACGTCGTCCTTCACGATTCTGTGTCGCTCAACGCTTATTACAAATGACTTGCATAAAAATTGAGCGCGCAGAAAATCCATCTATGTTTTGCAGCCGCTCTTTTGCAAAAGCCAAAAAGCGGGCTCTTCTATGAATGTTTAATTCATTCGGGTTCGTTGCGTTTGCAGCGCACGAATCAGTTCGGAGATGCTGTATAGATTTTCCGGCGCTTGAGCTTCATTTGCGAAGTAGCACCAGACATCACGGCACTTTTCAGAATCAATTTCTACACGAGGGTAAATAAATTCATCCAGGCAAACTTGGAATCCCAATCGCTCCAAGGCGCGCTTTGTCCAATGACCAGGAGCGCCATTGCCGATTAAGCCAATTTTTCCAGAAGTTGGATGATGAATTTGGAACGCGCCGGTTGCGCGGTCGAATAAAAATCCGTCGCGGGCAAAAGCTTTTTCAAATTGGCCGTTTAAAATCAGCTCTTCGGGAATGCCTGCGAGCAGTTCGCTTTTCGCATCCAAAGCGCCGTCTTTCTTTTCCTGCATGAGCCAAATTTTATCGGCGGCTTGCAGCGCCAAATCCAACTCGTGGGTCGACATCAAAATGCTTTTGCCTTTTTCCTGCGTGAGTTTTCTAAGCAGGCGGATAATTTCCACACGGTTCGGCAAATCCAAATGCGCGGTGGGTTCATCGAGCAAAATGATGGGCGTGTCTTGCGCGAGCGCGCGAGCAATCATCACCTTTTGGCGTTCGCCGTCGCTGAGGTCGCTCAGGTGCGCATTGACAAAAGGTTCTGTTCCAGTAATTTCTATCGCTTCGCGCACGATTTGCTCATCGTCTTTAGAAAGATTTCCCATCCAACCGGTGTAGGGCGAGCGCCCGAGCGCGACCAACGCATACACGGACAAATTGCCAACCGTGATGCGCTCGGTTAATACAATACTTAAATGCAACGCGATTTCTTTTGAGGACATTTTCGAAATCGGCTTGCCGGAAATATCAATGGAGCCTGCAAGCGGCATTTGAATGCCAGATAAAGTCCGCATCAACGTCGACTTGCCTGCTCCATTCGGGCCGAGTAAACAAACCAGCTCACCTCTGTTTAACTCAAGCACTAAATCTTTCACAATGGTTCGAATCCGATGGCCTGGCTTTTTTGCGCTGCTCTTTTTCCCAAATCTCCCAAAATGGGAATGCTTCTTTCCTTGATAGCCAATCGTCAGCGCATGGGTTCGTAGAACTTCCGGTCTCATGAGAACGATGCTTTTAGGTTACGTTTTTTCATAATCACCCAAATCACGACTGGCGAACCGACAAGCGCCGTGACGGCGTTAATCGGCAAGGTGGTTTGGCTGCCCGGAAGCTGCGCGATGATGTCGCAAAAAAGCATCAGAATCGCACCGACCAACGCCGAGCTTGGAATTAAAAATCGATGGTCGGAGGTGTTCAACATCGAGCGCGTCAAATGCGGCACCGCAATGCCGATAAAACCAATCGGGCCGCAAAATCCTGTAACGCTCCCCGCCAATAAACTGGTAGCTAAAATCACCGTAAATCGAACATAGCCGGTGCTCAGCCCCATGCTTCGCGCGTAATTTTCGCCCAAAAGCATGACATTCAACGATTTTGAAGCGGAGAGCGACACCACAAAACCAAGCAAAACCACAACGGAAAGCAGCATCAACTGCTCTTCAATCACGCCGCCCAAACTGCCAAATGTCCAAATCAGATAATCCTGGATTTCTTCGGGCGCACTGAAATATTGCCAAATGCTGATGAGCGAA
Above is a window of Chloroherpeton thalassium ATCC 35110 DNA encoding:
- a CDS encoding ABC transporter ATP-binding protein, with the protein product MRPEVLRTHALTIGYQGKKHSHFGRFGKKSSAKKPGHRIRTIVKDLVLELNRGELVCLLGPNGAGKSTLMRTLSGIQMPLAGSIDISGKPISKMSSKEIALHLSIVLTERITVGNLSVYALVALGRSPYTGWMGNLSKDDEQIVREAIEITGTEPFVNAHLSDLSDGERQKVMIARALAQDTPIILLDEPTAHLDLPNRVEIIRLLRKLTQEKGKSILMSTHELDLALQAADKIWLMQEKKDGALDAKSELLAGIPEELILNGQFEKAFARDGFLFDRATGAFQIHHPTSGKIGLIGNGAPGHWTKRALERLGFQVCLDEFIYPRVEIDSEKCRDVWCYFANEAQAPENLYSISELIRALQTQRTRMN